In Streptomyces durocortorensis, a genomic segment contains:
- a CDS encoding GNAT family N-acetyltransferase, which yields METTVRLRDVEQADLEAFLAYEHDPEAVRRSRFPPREREAFMAHWATKILGDPTVFVQTVVVDGEPAGNVVAWWEGDRRFVGYWFGRSYWGRGIGTEALAAFLGREKARPLYADPAAGNTGSVRLLEKCGFRATGTVRHGGNEHVVLVLGADEGPPVDAGPAGA from the coding sequence ATGGAGACCACCGTGCGACTCAGGGATGTCGAGCAGGCCGATCTGGAAGCGTTCCTCGCGTATGAGCATGATCCGGAGGCGGTCCGGAGATCGCGGTTCCCTCCCCGGGAGAGGGAGGCCTTCATGGCGCACTGGGCGACGAAGATCCTGGGGGACCCCACGGTCTTCGTGCAGACGGTCGTCGTGGACGGCGAGCCCGCCGGGAACGTCGTGGCCTGGTGGGAGGGGGACCGCCGCTTCGTCGGTTACTGGTTCGGCCGCTCGTACTGGGGGAGGGGCATCGGCACTGAGGCGCTGGCCGCGTTCCTGGGGCGGGAGAAGGCCCGCCCCTTGTACGCGGACCCCGCCGCCGGGAACACCGGCTCGGTCCGGCTGCTGGAGAAGTGCGGATTCCGGGCGACCGGCACGGTCCGGCACGGCGGGAACGAGCACGTGGTCCTGGTGCTCGGCGCGGACGAAGGACCCCCGGTGGACGCCGGGCCGGCGGGCGCGTGA
- a CDS encoding arsenate reductase ArsC yields MSEKPSVLFVCVHNAGRSQMAAAWLSHLAGDRVEVRSAGSAPADQVNPAAVEAMREVGIDIAAETPKILTIDAVKASDVCITMGCGDTCPVFPGKRYLDWTLEDPAGQGVEAVRPIRDQIKKLVEDLVEEIAPVNPERTA; encoded by the coding sequence GTGTCCGAGAAGCCTTCCGTCCTGTTCGTCTGCGTCCACAACGCCGGCCGTTCCCAGATGGCCGCCGCGTGGCTGTCGCACCTGGCCGGGGACCGCGTCGAGGTCCGCTCCGCCGGTTCCGCCCCCGCCGACCAGGTCAACCCCGCCGCCGTCGAGGCCATGCGCGAGGTCGGTATCGACATCGCCGCCGAGACCCCCAAGATCCTCACCATCGACGCGGTCAAGGCCTCCGACGTCTGCATCACCATGGGCTGCGGCGACACCTGCCCCGTCTTCCCCGGCAAGCGCTACCTCGACTGGACGCTTGAGGACCCGGCGGGCCAGGGCGTCGAGGCCGTCCGCCCGATCCGCGACCAGATCAAGAAGCTCGTCGAGGACCTGGTCGAGGAGATCGCCCCGGTGAACCCGGAGCGGACCGCATGA
- the arsB gene encoding ACR3 family arsenite efflux transporter, with protein MTPTQAPATTEEPSVVAKLSTLDRFLAVWILLAMGLGLGLGRLIPGLNDALAKVEIGGISLPIAAGLLIMMYPVLAKVRYDKLDAVTGDRKLMASSLVVNWVLGPALMFALAWIFLPDLPEYRTGLIIVGLARCIAMVIIWNDLACGDREAAAVLVALNSVFQVIAFGVLGWFYLDLLPGWLGLGDGEHLDISMWKIALNVVIFLGVPLVAGFLTRRIGEKKMGRESYEQKFLPKIGPWALYGLLFTIVVLFALQGKTITSQPLDVVRIALPLLVYFAVMWFGTFLLGKAIGLNYDRTATLAFTAAGNNFELAIAVAIATFGVTSGQALSGVVGPLIEVPVLVALVYVSLAWRKKFTAAQVK; from the coding sequence GTGACCCCCACCCAAGCGCCCGCGACCACCGAGGAACCCTCGGTGGTCGCGAAGCTTTCCACGCTCGACCGCTTCCTCGCCGTCTGGATCCTCCTGGCCATGGGCCTGGGGCTGGGTCTTGGCCGGCTGATCCCCGGGCTGAACGACGCGCTGGCCAAGGTCGAGATCGGCGGCATCTCGCTCCCGATCGCCGCGGGCCTGCTGATCATGATGTACCCGGTTCTCGCCAAGGTCCGTTACGACAAGCTCGACGCCGTCACCGGCGACCGCAAGCTGATGGCCTCCTCGCTGGTCGTCAACTGGGTCCTCGGCCCGGCACTCATGTTCGCGCTGGCCTGGATCTTCCTGCCGGACCTGCCCGAATACCGCACCGGCCTGATCATCGTCGGCCTGGCCCGCTGCATCGCCATGGTCATCATCTGGAACGACCTCGCCTGCGGCGACCGCGAGGCCGCCGCCGTCCTCGTCGCCCTGAACTCCGTCTTCCAGGTCATCGCCTTCGGCGTCCTGGGCTGGTTCTACCTCGACCTGCTGCCCGGATGGCTCGGCCTCGGCGACGGCGAGCACCTCGACATCTCCATGTGGAAGATCGCGTTGAACGTCGTCATCTTCCTCGGAGTCCCCCTGGTCGCGGGCTTCCTGACCCGCCGCATCGGCGAGAAGAAGATGGGCCGCGAGTCCTACGAGCAGAAGTTCCTGCCGAAGATCGGCCCGTGGGCCCTCTACGGCCTGCTCTTCACGATCGTCGTCCTCTTCGCTCTCCAGGGGAAGACCATCACCTCACAGCCGCTGGACGTCGTCCGCATCGCGCTCCCGCTCCTCGTCTACTTCGCGGTGATGTGGTTCGGCACGTTTCTGCTCGGCAAGGCCATCGGCCTGAACTACGACCGCACCGCCACGCTCGCCTTCACGGCCGCCGGGAACAACTTCGAGCTCGCCATCGCGGTCGCCATCGCCACCTTCGGCGTCACCTCCGGCCAGGCCCTCTCCGGCGTCGTCGGTCCGCTGATCGAGGTTCCGGTGCTGGTGGCGCTGGTGTACGTCTCGCTCGCCTGGCGCAAGAAGTTCACTGCGGCGCAGGTGAAGTAG
- a CDS encoding GNAT family N-acetyltransferase, with protein sequence MIIHPRPFDHPDAVKLNDQVQLEYAERYGDEGDITPLDPSMFLPPHGLYLLAYDERDRPVATGGWRTQNRNAEGYEDGDAEIKRMFVIPEGRGRGLARRMLAALEEDARAAGRTRMVLETGDQQPEAVALYTSCGYTVCEEKFGHYRTYDSSICMAKPLTRP encoded by the coding sequence ATGATTATTCACCCTCGGCCGTTCGACCACCCCGACGCCGTCAAACTCAACGACCAGGTGCAGCTCGAATACGCCGAGCGCTACGGCGACGAGGGCGACATCACACCACTCGACCCCTCGATGTTCCTGCCGCCACACGGTCTGTATCTGCTCGCCTACGACGAGCGGGACCGCCCGGTGGCGACCGGCGGCTGGCGGACCCAGAACCGCAACGCGGAGGGCTACGAGGACGGAGACGCCGAGATAAAGCGGATGTTCGTGATCCCCGAGGGCCGCGGCCGGGGCCTGGCCCGACGGATGCTGGCCGCCCTGGAGGAGGACGCCCGGGCCGCGGGCCGGACCAGGATGGTCCTGGAGACCGGCGACCAGCAGCCCGAGGCCGTCGCGCTGTACACCTCGTGCGGCTACACGGTCTGCGAGGAGAAGTTCGGCCACTACCGGACGTACGACAGCAGCATCTGCATGGCCAAGCCGCTCACGCGGCCCTGA
- a CDS encoding ArsR/SmtB family transcription factor codes for MMTSVDTELIRVLGDPLRLQIVTLLARETLCTTHLVEETGARQTNLSNHLRVLREAGVVETEPCGRFTYYKLRPDVIAQLAGQFADLAESARTAVKNKRACP; via the coding sequence ATGATGACGTCAGTCGACACTGAACTGATCCGGGTCCTGGGTGATCCCCTGCGCCTGCAGATCGTGACCCTGCTCGCCCGCGAGACCCTGTGCACCACTCACCTCGTCGAGGAGACCGGTGCCCGGCAGACCAATCTCTCCAACCATCTGAGAGTGCTGCGCGAGGCCGGAGTCGTGGAGACCGAGCCCTGCGGCCGCTTCACCTACTACAAGCTCCGTCCGGACGTCATCGCCCAGCTCGCCGGCCAGTTCGCCGACCTGGCCGAGTCCGCGCGTACCGCCGTCAAGAACAAGAGGGCCTGTCCGTGA
- a CDS encoding exodeoxyribonuclease III encodes MLTVTSVNVNGLRAAAKKGFVEWLAGTDADVVCLQEVRAELAQLPEGVGTPEGWHTVHAPAAAKGRAGVSLYSRQVPERVQIGFGGFGVPGAEEFDASGRYAEIDLPGVTVASLYLPSGEVGTERQDEKERFMAAFLPYLQGLKERAAADGREVVVCGDWNIAHQEADLKNWKANRKSSGFLPEERAWLTRVLEEAAYVDVVRQLHPDVAGPYSWWSYRGRAFDNDSGWRIDYQMATPGLAGRAVKAWVERAATHDERWSDHAPVTVVYER; translated from the coding sequence ATGCTCACAGTGACCTCCGTGAATGTTAATGGGCTCCGCGCCGCCGCCAAGAAGGGTTTCGTCGAGTGGCTGGCGGGGACCGATGCCGACGTGGTCTGCCTCCAGGAAGTGCGGGCCGAGCTCGCCCAGCTGCCCGAAGGGGTGGGTACCCCCGAGGGCTGGCACACCGTGCACGCGCCCGCCGCCGCCAAGGGGCGCGCCGGGGTCTCCCTCTACTCCCGGCAGGTGCCGGAGCGGGTCCAGATCGGCTTCGGCGGGTTCGGGGTCCCGGGTGCCGAGGAGTTCGACGCGAGCGGCCGGTATGCGGAGATCGACCTTCCCGGCGTGACCGTCGCGAGCCTGTACCTGCCCTCCGGTGAGGTCGGCACCGAGCGGCAGGACGAGAAGGAGCGCTTCATGGCCGCCTTCCTGCCCTACCTTCAGGGGCTGAAGGAGCGGGCGGCGGCGGACGGTCGCGAGGTCGTGGTCTGCGGTGACTGGAACATCGCCCATCAGGAGGCCGACCTGAAGAACTGGAAGGCCAACCGCAAGAGCTCCGGCTTCCTGCCCGAGGAGCGCGCCTGGCTCACCCGGGTCCTGGAGGAGGCCGCGTACGTGGACGTCGTACGGCAGCTGCACCCGGATGTCGCCGGGCCGTACAGCTGGTGGTCCTACCGGGGGCGCGCCTTCGACAACGACTCCGGCTGGCGGATCGACTACCAGATGGCGACCCCGGGGCTCGCCGGGCGCGCGGTCAAGGCGTGGGTCGAGCGGGCCGCCACGCACGACGAGCGGTGGAGCGACCATGCGCCGGTGACGGTCGTCTACGAGCGGTAG
- a CDS encoding ArsR/SmtB family transcription factor, with protein sequence MSNAKVLPLLEPTVEPCCPPLDERPLTAEEAERTARMFKALGDPVRLRLFSAVASHEGGEACVCDISDVGVSQPTVSHHLKKLKEAGLLSSERRGTWVYYRVEPAVLAAMGQLLTKASGA encoded by the coding sequence ATGTCGAATGCGAAGGTGCTGCCTCTGCTGGAGCCCACCGTCGAGCCCTGCTGTCCGCCGCTGGACGAACGGCCGCTGACGGCGGAGGAAGCCGAGCGGACCGCCAGGATGTTCAAGGCACTGGGTGATCCGGTCCGGCTGCGGCTGTTCTCCGCCGTCGCCTCGCACGAGGGGGGCGAGGCATGCGTCTGCGACATCTCCGACGTCGGCGTCTCCCAGCCCACGGTGTCCCACCACCTCAAGAAGCTCAAGGAGGCCGGGCTGCTCTCCTCCGAGCGGCGCGGCACCTGGGTCTACTACCGCGTCGAACCGGCCGTCCTCGCGGCCATGGGGCAGCTGCTCACCAAGGCCTCCGGCGCGTGA
- a CDS encoding helix-turn-helix domain-containing protein, with protein sequence MSSGTDTDFGLPEAAGGGTSGTAPDAAPRTAGAPQAAEAPKTAQAPQAPQAAEALQASQAPQGAEAHTTAARTGEVIAASDLHAAATGADTFPGALREALNRRGLSLERVSERLRVRGITISQATLSSWQRGRSQPERARSLRAVDVLEEILELPSGALRSLLGPRRPRGRITPVGAEGTALQILGEDSVVEKALGARFRHFNQETGSLMVHDVVTVGESGTLSGITTTNVLRASRAGADRAVFVHSFDDEAAEPVDIRVTCGRLVEATYLKGLKSLVLEIHFGRELAKLDTTVVSYAVEVSPSETPATHYERWTRTNLHEYLQQVFFHPGALPTDCHRYVREKVGAPPRAKRRIPLNDTHNVHVLTSRCKPGVHGVAWDCGPGAGTTGTGTTGTGDRPG encoded by the coding sequence ATGTCGAGCGGAACGGACACCGACTTCGGACTGCCGGAGGCGGCGGGCGGCGGCACGTCCGGGACCGCCCCCGACGCCGCACCCCGTACGGCCGGGGCCCCGCAGGCCGCCGAGGCCCCGAAGACCGCACAGGCCCCGCAGGCCCCGCAGGCCGCCGAGGCTTTGCAGGCCAGCCAGGCCCCGCAGGGCGCCGAGGCCCACACCACCGCGGCCCGCACGGGCGAGGTCATCGCCGCCTCGGACCTGCACGCGGCGGCCACGGGTGCCGACACCTTCCCCGGGGCCCTGCGGGAGGCGCTGAACCGCCGCGGCCTTTCGCTGGAGCGGGTGAGCGAACGGCTCAGGGTGCGCGGCATCACCATCAGCCAGGCCACCCTCAGCAGTTGGCAGCGCGGCCGCAGCCAGCCCGAACGGGCGCGTTCGCTGCGGGCGGTGGACGTGCTGGAGGAGATCCTGGAGCTGCCCTCCGGCGCCCTGCGCTCGCTGCTCGGCCCGCGCCGCCCCCGTGGCCGGATCACGCCGGTCGGCGCTGAGGGCACCGCACTCCAGATCCTCGGCGAGGACTCGGTCGTGGAGAAGGCGCTCGGCGCGCGGTTCCGACACTTCAACCAGGAGACGGGGTCGCTGATGGTCCACGACGTCGTGACGGTCGGCGAGAGCGGCACGCTGAGCGGGATCACCACCACCAACGTGCTGCGGGCGAGCCGGGCGGGGGCCGACCGCGCGGTGTTCGTACACAGCTTCGACGACGAGGCCGCCGAGCCCGTCGACATCCGGGTCACCTGCGGACGCCTGGTGGAAGCCACGTACCTGAAGGGGCTCAAGTCCCTGGTGCTGGAGATCCACTTCGGCCGGGAGCTGGCCAAACTGGATACGACGGTGGTGAGTTACGCGGTCGAGGTGAGTCCGTCCGAGACACCGGCCACGCACTACGAGCGCTGGACGCGGACGAACCTCCACGAATACCTCCAACAGGTCTTCTTCCACCCCGGCGCCCTGCCGACGGACTGCCACCGCTACGTCCGGGAGAAGGTCGGGGCCCCGCCCCGGGCCAAGCGGCGCATCCCGCTGAACGACACGCACAACGTCCATGTACTGACCTCGCGGTGCAAGCCCGGTGTCCACGGGGTGGCGTGGGACTGCGGCCCCGGAGCGGGAACAACGGGAACGGGAACGACTGGAACGGGAGACCGCCCAGGATGA
- a CDS encoding arsenate reductase/protein-tyrosine-phosphatase family protein, which translates to MRDTSALLGRITRRLAARHRTSFSYETVERYVTECAGLLGGRARVGTHLPALVERFADQRLGALARGSGIRPKHVPEVLFVCTENAGRSQLAAALMRRRAAGAVFVMTAGSAPAPDIAPVVRRLLAEQGMEAADDFPKPLTAEVVAAADVVVTLGCGDACPVRPGRRYIDWDLPDLSGLDIESARAVRDTLEVRVGKLVGELLGASAPPA; encoded by the coding sequence TTGCGGGACACGAGCGCCCTGCTCGGCCGCATCACCCGCCGCTTGGCGGCGCGCCACCGGACGTCGTTCTCGTACGAGACGGTCGAGCGGTACGTGACCGAGTGCGCCGGTCTGCTGGGCGGCCGGGCCCGGGTGGGCACGCACCTCCCGGCGCTCGTCGAGCGCTTCGCGGATCAGCGGCTCGGCGCCCTGGCGCGCGGGTCGGGCATCCGCCCCAAGCACGTTCCCGAGGTCCTTTTCGTGTGCACGGAGAACGCCGGCCGCTCCCAGCTGGCCGCCGCCCTGATGAGGCGGCGCGCGGCGGGCGCGGTCTTCGTCATGACGGCGGGCTCCGCCCCCGCCCCCGATATCGCTCCGGTGGTGCGCCGACTCCTCGCCGAGCAGGGAATGGAGGCGGCCGACGATTTCCCCAAACCGCTGACGGCGGAGGTGGTGGCGGCAGCGGACGTGGTCGTCACGCTCGGCTGTGGCGATGCGTGCCCCGTACGACCGGGACGCCGCTACATCGACTGGGACCTGCCGGACTTGAGCGGCCTGGACATCGAGAGCGCTCGGGCCGTACGGGACACCCTGGAGGTGCGGGTGGGCAAGCTCGTCGGCGAACTCCTGGGGGCGTCGGCACCACCGGCTTGA
- a CDS encoding S1 family peptidase — MKHGKKNARRYIVAASIGALLSAGVATGAYAGTAAEPSAPAYQPEMVQALAETLGVSEKAAVERLDREARERDRFAELRKHRVDTLGAFFTADGSLVVNAADAGAAKEVRAAGLKARVPERGEDELDRIKAQLDAKALKSAPAGVSAWSVDLASDTVTVEVNGASDAATRSFLRAAKSNGDAVRVIKGQEKLETQAVVPPGSRMTFNGYLCSVGYGAKDRSGRQVLVTAGHCIEDLPALAYNGTRFAKGTHTRFALGTRSVDMGIATVDAGHSIGLDITTYGRAGTVPVKGSKRAPSGAALCKSGQTTGWTCGKVGSYNVSVTYTDQNGGPDTVVTGLASSSVCTQGGDSGGAYVSGDQAQGLTSGGPMNQRCTGQVNSPGSSYFQPLNDALAYYGLTLNTK; from the coding sequence GTGAAGCACGGAAAGAAGAACGCGCGCAGGTATATCGTGGCCGCCTCCATCGGCGCCCTCCTGTCGGCCGGAGTCGCCACAGGGGCCTACGCCGGTACGGCGGCGGAGCCCTCGGCGCCGGCGTATCAGCCGGAGATGGTGCAGGCCCTCGCCGAGACGCTGGGTGTCAGTGAGAAGGCCGCCGTCGAGCGGCTGGACCGGGAGGCCCGGGAGCGGGACCGGTTCGCGGAGCTGCGGAAGCACCGGGTCGACACGCTCGGGGCCTTCTTCACCGCCGACGGTTCCCTGGTCGTCAACGCCGCCGACGCCGGGGCGGCCAAGGAGGTCAGGGCGGCGGGTCTCAAGGCCCGGGTCCCCGAACGCGGGGAGGACGAGCTCGACCGCATCAAGGCCCAACTGGACGCCAAGGCCCTCAAGAGCGCCCCGGCAGGGGTGTCGGCGTGGTCCGTCGACCTCGCGTCCGACACCGTGACCGTCGAGGTCAACGGGGCATCGGACGCCGCGACCCGCAGCTTCCTCAGGGCGGCGAAGAGCAACGGCGACGCCGTACGCGTCATCAAGGGGCAGGAGAAGCTGGAGACCCAGGCCGTCGTTCCGCCCGGCAGCCGGATGACCTTCAACGGCTACCTCTGCTCCGTCGGTTACGGCGCCAAGGACCGCAGCGGCAGGCAGGTGCTCGTGACCGCCGGGCACTGCATCGAGGACCTGCCCGCACTGGCCTACAACGGCACCCGGTTCGCCAAGGGCACCCACACCCGGTTCGCGCTGGGCACCCGCAGCGTCGACATGGGCATCGCGACCGTCGACGCCGGCCACTCGATCGGCCTCGACATCACCACCTACGGCAGGGCGGGCACCGTCCCGGTCAAGGGCAGCAAGCGGGCCCCCTCCGGAGCGGCGCTGTGCAAGTCCGGCCAGACCACCGGCTGGACCTGCGGCAAGGTCGGCTCGTACAACGTCAGCGTCACCTACACCGACCAGAACGGCGGCCCGGACACCGTGGTGACCGGACTGGCCAGCTCCAGCGTCTGCACGCAGGGCGGGGACAGCGGTGGCGCGTACGTCTCCGGGGACCAGGCCCAGGGCCTCACCTCCGGCGGACCGATGAACCAGCGCTGCACCGGCCAGGTCAACTCGCCCGGCTCCTCCTACTTCCAGCCGCTCAACGACGCCCTCGCGTACTACGGACTGACTCTCAACACCAAGTAG
- a CDS encoding sigma-70 family RNA polymerase sigma factor, with translation MNGVDSTALVVAARNGDRAAGERLAAQYLPLVYNVVGRALNGHPDVDDVVQETMLRALSGLPSLRDPARFRSWLVAIAMNQVRTRWSGLGHRPAPLDATEDPADPAADFVDLTIWRLELSGQRRETAEATRWLDDSERDVLSLWWLETTGELTRAELAEALGLTPQHAAVRVQRVKNQLDVGRAVVRALAADPRCPALAELLGDWDGTPTPLWRKRIARHVRGCASCSDGSAGLVPPEGLLSGLALVLPIYDTGQQAAVAVTQAVPAAVSSAAPAAPAASAGAPAAAPAASGVFSAGKAAGLMAAATAVTSLAVFFWPSEPAPPVPRAEGATHSPAPLPPPAAAPAEPVPTPTTASPTPSPTASASRTPSPAAPEPAASPAPPKPRPAPETRVVTQVNTLRAENGCPDLRTDPRLTEVAQRHSEDMAAQNYFGHTDSSGRGAGDRVTTVGYEWSAVGETIATGMSDPAAAVEQWRNSPGRDNDIFNCDFVHVGVGIADSPRGPYWTQVLATPR, from the coding sequence GTGAACGGCGTGGACAGCACCGCTCTGGTCGTCGCGGCGAGGAACGGCGACCGGGCCGCCGGGGAACGCCTGGCCGCCCAGTACCTGCCGCTCGTCTACAACGTCGTCGGTCGCGCGCTGAACGGCCATCCGGACGTGGACGACGTCGTGCAGGAGACCATGCTCCGGGCGCTGTCCGGCCTGCCCTCCCTGCGCGATCCGGCCCGCTTCCGCTCCTGGCTCGTCGCCATCGCCATGAACCAGGTCCGCACCCGCTGGTCCGGTCTGGGCCACCGGCCCGCCCCGCTGGACGCGACCGAGGACCCCGCCGACCCGGCCGCCGACTTCGTCGACCTGACCATCTGGCGCCTCGAACTCTCCGGCCAGCGACGCGAGACGGCCGAGGCGACCCGCTGGCTGGACGACTCCGAGCGCGATGTGCTGTCCCTGTGGTGGCTGGAAACCACCGGCGAGCTGACCCGGGCCGAACTGGCCGAGGCGCTCGGCCTCACCCCGCAGCACGCCGCCGTACGCGTCCAGCGGGTGAAGAACCAGCTCGACGTCGGCCGCGCCGTCGTCCGGGCCCTGGCGGCCGACCCCCGCTGCCCGGCCCTGGCGGAGCTGCTGGGCGACTGGGACGGCACGCCGACGCCCCTGTGGCGCAAGCGGATCGCCCGCCATGTACGGGGTTGCGCCTCCTGCTCCGACGGCAGCGCGGGCCTGGTCCCGCCGGAGGGCCTGCTCTCCGGTCTCGCGCTGGTGCTGCCGATCTACGACACCGGACAGCAGGCGGCGGTGGCCGTAACCCAGGCGGTCCCGGCGGCCGTGTCCTCCGCCGCGCCTGCCGCTCCCGCCGCCTCGGCCGGGGCTCCCGCCGCCGCTCCCGCCGCCTCCGGCGTGTTCTCGGCCGGGAAAGCGGCGGGTCTCATGGCCGCCGCGACAGCCGTGACCTCCCTCGCCGTCTTCTTCTGGCCCTCCGAGCCCGCTCCGCCCGTGCCCCGGGCCGAGGGAGCCACGCACAGCCCCGCGCCCCTGCCGCCCCCGGCCGCCGCCCCCGCCGAGCCGGTCCCCACGCCCACCACCGCCTCACCCACCCCGAGTCCCACCGCCTCCGCCTCCCGGACACCGTCCCCCGCCGCCCCGGAGCCGGCCGCCTCGCCCGCGCCCCCGAAGCCGCGCCCCGCCCCGGAGACGCGCGTGGTCACCCAGGTCAACACCCTGCGCGCCGAGAACGGCTGTCCGGACCTGCGTACCGATCCCCGGCTCACCGAGGTGGCCCAGCGGCACTCCGAGGACATGGCCGCACAGAACTACTTCGGCCACACCGACTCCTCGGGCCGGGGCGCGGGCGACCGGGTGACGACCGTGGGCTACGAGTGGTCGGCCGTCGGCGAGACCATCGCCACCGGCATGAGCGACCCGGCGGCGGCCGTCGAACAGTGGCGCAACAGCCCGGGCCGCGACAACGACATCTTCAACTGCGACTTCGTCCACGTGGGCGTGGGCATCGCCGACTCCCCGCGCGGCCCCTACTGGACCCAGGTGCTGGCCACCCCGCGGTGA
- the trxB gene encoding thioredoxin-disulfide reductase, whose protein sequence is MSEVREVVVIGSGPAGYTAALYAARAQLKPLLFGSSIFVGGSLTTTTEVENFPGFPDGVHGPVLMENMRAQAEKFGAEMIDDDIVSVDLTGEIKELTDSEGTVHRARAVIIATGSGYRKLGLPNEEKLSGRGVSWCATCDGFFFRDRDIVVVGGGDTAMEEATFLTRFARSVTVVHRRSTLRASQVMRNRAFADDKISFAFDSEIVEIKEENGMLGGVALRDTLTGRTRELAATGLFIAIGHDPRTELFTGQLDLDDEGYIRVESPSTRTNLPGVFAAGDVVDHTYRQAVTAAGTGAAAGLDAERYLAALADKTPAMATAAV, encoded by the coding sequence ATGAGCGAGGTCCGCGAGGTCGTCGTCATCGGATCCGGCCCCGCCGGATACACCGCCGCTCTCTATGCCGCCCGTGCCCAGCTGAAGCCCCTGTTGTTCGGCAGCTCGATCTTCGTGGGCGGTTCGCTGACCACGACGACCGAGGTCGAGAACTTCCCCGGCTTCCCGGACGGTGTCCACGGGCCGGTCCTCATGGAGAACATGCGGGCCCAGGCCGAGAAGTTCGGCGCCGAGATGATCGACGACGACATCGTCTCCGTCGACCTCACCGGCGAGATCAAGGAACTCACGGACTCCGAGGGCACGGTCCACCGCGCCAGGGCGGTGATCATCGCCACCGGATCCGGATACCGAAAGCTCGGCCTCCCGAACGAGGAGAAGCTGTCCGGACGTGGCGTCTCGTGGTGTGCCACCTGTGACGGGTTCTTCTTCCGTGACCGCGACATCGTCGTGGTCGGTGGTGGTGACACCGCCATGGAAGAGGCCACCTTCCTCACCCGCTTCGCCCGCTCCGTCACCGTCGTCCACCGCCGCTCCACCCTGCGCGCCTCCCAGGTCATGCGGAACCGCGCCTTCGCCGACGACAAGATCTCCTTCGCGTTCGACAGCGAGATCGTCGAGATCAAGGAGGAGAACGGCATGCTCGGCGGAGTGGCCCTGCGCGACACGCTCACGGGCCGTACCCGCGAACTGGCGGCCACGGGCCTCTTCATCGCCATCGGGCACGACCCCCGCACCGAACTCTTCACCGGCCAGCTCGACCTGGACGACGAGGGTTACATCAGGGTGGAGTCCCCCTCCACCCGTACGAACCTCCCCGGCGTCTTCGCCGCCGGTGACGTCGTCGACCACACCTACCGCCAGGCCGTCACCGCCGCCGGAACCGGCGCCGCGGCAGGGCTCGACGCCGAGCGCTACCTCGCCGCCCTGGCGGACAAGACCCCGGCCATGGCCACGGCCGCGGTCTGA
- a CDS encoding GNAT family N-acetyltransferase, producing MTASVLVVPLSAEHADEVVAIYQAGIDEGNATFETTAPTWEEFDTGKLPEHRFAALDESGRVLGWVAATQVSDRCAYAGVVEHSVYVHPGARGRGVASALLKALVDSTEAAGIWTVQAGIFPENAASLAVHERAGFRVIGTRERIGRHQGRWRDTVLVERRSAEV from the coding sequence GTGACCGCCTCCGTCCTCGTCGTTCCGCTGAGCGCCGAGCACGCCGACGAGGTCGTCGCGATCTACCAGGCCGGCATCGACGAGGGCAACGCCACGTTCGAGACCACCGCACCGACCTGGGAGGAGTTCGACACCGGCAAACTGCCCGAGCACCGCTTCGCCGCGCTCGACGAGAGCGGGCGGGTCCTGGGCTGGGTCGCCGCCACCCAGGTCTCCGACCGCTGCGCGTACGCGGGCGTCGTCGAGCACTCCGTCTACGTGCATCCCGGCGCCCGGGGCCGAGGCGTCGCCTCGGCGCTGCTGAAGGCGCTGGTCGACTCCACCGAGGCGGCCGGGATCTGGACCGTCCAAGCCGGCATCTTCCCGGAGAACGCAGCCAGCCTCGCCGTCCATGAGCGGGCCGGATTCCGGGTCATCGGCACCCGCGAGCGCATCGGCCGCCACCAAGGGCGCTGGCGCGACACCGTCCTCGTCGAACGCCGCAGCGCCGAGGTGTGA